One window from the genome of Leuconostoc suionicum encodes:
- a CDS encoding CTP synthase, with the protein MADKQVKYIFVTGGVVSSLGKGIVAASLGRLLKNRGLKLAIQKLDPYINIDPGTMSPYQHGETFVTGDGLETDLDMGHYERFMDINTNMYSNVTTGRIYSEVLAKERRGDYNGGTVQVIPHITNAIKEKMQKAAESTDADVVIVEVGGTVGDIESLPFVEALRQMKSDLGSENVFYIHTSLIIYLAAAGEAKTKPTQHSVAQLRSLGIQPDMIVLRTQRPLEESLKQKISTFTDVNENAVIESRDVETLYEIPLNLQAQGMDDVVLEKLKLDAPKADMSDWSKMVESIKHPKKSVNVTLVGKYTDLPDAYISVNEALKHAGYSQDADVNINHVKSENVTPENVAELLAGADGVIVPGGFGERGTEGKIQAIRYARENNIPFLGICLGMQLASIEFARHVLGYKDANSTELNPNTSAPIIDLMKDQANVENLGGTLRLGLYPAMLLPGTLTAKAYGDQPEIEQRHRHRYEFNTQYREEFEKAGMLFSATSPDNRLMEVIEYPKNDFFIAAQYHPEFLSRPDRPEGLYHDFVAAAIKNN; encoded by the coding sequence ATGGCAGATAAACAAGTGAAGTATATTTTTGTTACCGGTGGTGTTGTTTCATCTCTTGGTAAAGGAATAGTTGCAGCATCATTAGGTCGATTGCTCAAAAACCGTGGATTGAAATTAGCTATTCAAAAATTAGATCCATACATTAATATTGATCCTGGTACAATGTCACCATATCAACATGGTGAAACATTTGTTACTGGTGATGGTTTAGAAACTGATTTGGATATGGGACACTATGAGCGTTTCATGGACATTAATACAAACATGTATTCTAACGTGACAACAGGGCGTATTTATTCTGAAGTTTTGGCAAAGGAACGTCGTGGTGATTATAACGGTGGTACTGTGCAAGTGATTCCTCATATCACAAATGCCATTAAAGAAAAAATGCAAAAAGCCGCTGAATCAACAGATGCTGATGTCGTAATTGTTGAAGTTGGTGGAACAGTTGGTGATATTGAAAGTTTGCCATTTGTGGAAGCACTGCGCCAAATGAAGTCAGATCTAGGTAGCGAGAATGTTTTCTATATTCATACTAGTTTGATTATTTACTTAGCTGCTGCTGGTGAAGCAAAAACAAAGCCAACGCAACATTCTGTAGCACAATTACGTTCGTTAGGTATTCAACCTGACATGATTGTCTTGCGTACACAACGTCCTCTAGAAGAGAGTTTGAAGCAAAAAATATCAACATTTACCGATGTGAACGAAAATGCAGTTATTGAATCTCGTGACGTAGAAACACTTTATGAAATTCCGTTGAACTTGCAAGCACAGGGTATGGATGATGTTGTATTAGAAAAACTAAAGCTTGATGCACCGAAAGCAGACATGTCTGATTGGTCAAAGATGGTTGAATCAATTAAGCATCCTAAGAAGTCGGTCAATGTAACCTTGGTTGGTAAGTATACTGATTTGCCTGATGCTTATATTTCCGTAAATGAGGCATTAAAGCATGCTGGTTATTCGCAAGATGCCGATGTAAACATTAATCATGTTAAATCAGAAAATGTTACACCAGAAAACGTTGCTGAATTATTAGCAGGTGCTGATGGTGTGATTGTACCTGGTGGATTTGGTGAACGCGGTACTGAAGGTAAGATTCAAGCCATTCGTTATGCGCGTGAAAACAATATTCCTTTCTTAGGTATTTGCTTAGGTATGCAACTTGCTTCAATTGAATTTGCTCGTCATGTTTTAGGTTATAAGGATGCGAATTCAACAGAATTAAATCCTAATACTTCAGCGCCAATTATTGATTTGATGAAAGATCAAGCCAATGTCGAAAACCTAGGTGGTACGCTACGTCTGGGGTTATATCCAGCAATGCTGTTACCTGGCACATTGACAGCCAAGGCTTATGGGGATCAACCGGAAATCGAACAACGTCATCGTCATCGTTATGAATTCAATACACAATATCGTGAAGAATTTGAGAAGGCGGGTATGTTATTCTCAGCAACATCCCCTGATAACCGTTTGATGGAAGTTATTGAGTATCCTAAGAATGATTTCTTTATTGCAGCACAATATCATCCAGAATTTTTGTCAAGGCCAGATCGCCCCGAAGGCTTGTATCATGACTTCGTGGCTGCCGCAATTAAAAATAATTAA
- the uvrC gene encoding excinuclease ABC subunit UvrC, which translates to MLANTTQHIEQKLILLPSEPGSYQMKDQNGKIIYVGKAKNLKNRVRSYFKQDHDGKTAELVSKIVDFDFIVTNSDKEAFLLENELIKKYKPYYNIRLKYGTGYPYIKITKERNPKMALVNEVKKDGGFYFGPYPNVYAAQETLRFLEKNYPLRRCNGPQGRPCLYYNMGQCLGACFRDVPVQEYNDQISRIKKFLDGDTKIVKKQIAEKMQVAASSLEFERAADLRDQLKYIDETVESQRVLSKDTTPRDLFNYYMDKGWMTVEVFFLRQARLIRQFKRTFSIVGDADEEVSSFIQQFYSQKNIQKPREVLVPKGIDTKALSAVLEVPVRIPVRGEKRELLDLAAKNARIVLEEKFRLMQLNERKTTGAMKEITDALQIPMGHRIEAFDHSHTQGVEIVSAMVVFDDGVPNKTEYRKYKIKSTDHANEWAETQEVIRRRYSRLLKEGGDFPDLILMDGGEIQLHAAQEVLEDELGLTNIPIAAMVKNDKHKTADLIDGVTNQIVTLDKQSEGFFLIQRVQEEVHRFAISFHRQLRSKNSLASRLDTIQGVGPKTRQKLLREFGSLPKITAASVSDLVDIGINEKLARVIHLSLSAGDNS; encoded by the coding sequence ATGTTAGCAAATACAACACAACATATCGAACAAAAATTAATTTTATTACCCAGTGAACCTGGTTCATATCAGATGAAAGACCAGAATGGCAAAATTATTTATGTTGGTAAGGCCAAAAACCTAAAAAATCGTGTTCGATCATACTTTAAGCAAGATCATGACGGAAAGACAGCTGAATTAGTATCCAAAATAGTTGATTTTGATTTCATCGTGACCAATTCTGATAAAGAAGCTTTTTTGTTAGAAAATGAATTGATCAAGAAGTATAAACCATACTACAATATTCGTTTGAAGTATGGTACAGGCTATCCCTATATCAAGATTACAAAAGAACGTAATCCAAAAATGGCTTTGGTTAATGAGGTAAAAAAAGATGGTGGTTTTTATTTTGGACCTTACCCAAACGTCTATGCTGCCCAAGAAACGCTAAGGTTTCTAGAGAAGAACTATCCATTGCGACGCTGTAACGGGCCACAGGGTAGACCGTGCTTGTACTATAATATGGGTCAATGTCTGGGCGCTTGTTTCCGTGATGTTCCTGTCCAAGAATATAATGATCAGATCAGCCGAATCAAAAAGTTTCTTGATGGTGATACAAAGATTGTCAAGAAACAAATAGCTGAAAAAATGCAAGTTGCAGCATCGTCATTGGAATTCGAACGGGCAGCGGATTTGCGTGATCAGTTAAAGTATATCGACGAAACTGTTGAGAGCCAACGTGTGCTATCAAAAGACACCACACCAAGAGATCTATTCAATTATTATATGGATAAGGGCTGGATGACTGTTGAGGTATTCTTTCTACGGCAAGCCCGTTTGATTCGTCAATTTAAGCGGACATTTTCCATTGTCGGTGATGCTGATGAAGAAGTTTCCAGTTTTATTCAGCAATTTTATTCGCAAAAAAATATTCAAAAACCACGCGAAGTTCTGGTACCAAAAGGTATTGATACAAAAGCACTTTCTGCTGTTCTAGAGGTCCCAGTTAGAATTCCTGTGCGTGGCGAAAAACGAGAGTTACTTGATTTAGCTGCTAAAAATGCTCGTATTGTGTTAGAGGAAAAATTCCGACTAATGCAATTGAATGAGCGAAAAACGACTGGGGCAATGAAGGAAATTACTGATGCACTTCAAATACCTATGGGTCATCGAATTGAAGCATTCGATCACTCTCATACACAGGGAGTTGAGATTGTCAGTGCCATGGTTGTTTTTGACGATGGGGTCCCTAATAAAACAGAGTACCGTAAATATAAAATTAAATCGACAGATCATGCAAATGAATGGGCAGAAACGCAAGAGGTTATTCGTCGCCGATATTCTCGTCTATTAAAGGAAGGTGGCGACTTTCCTGATTTAATTTTAATGGATGGCGGTGAAATTCAATTGCATGCGGCGCAAGAAGTGTTAGAGGATGAGCTTGGGTTAACAAATATACCAATTGCCGCGATGGTTAAAAATGATAAGCATAAGACGGCCGATCTAATCGATGGTGTGACTAATCAGATAGTTACTCTTGATAAACAATCAGAGGGTTTCTTTTTAATACAACGAGTACAAGAAGAGGTACACCGATTTGCTATTAGTTTTCATCGTCAGCTACGTTCAAAAAACTCACTTGCTTCGCGTTTAGACACGATACAAGGTGTTGGTCCTAAAACAAGACAAAAGCTTTTGCGAGAGTTTGGGTCGTTACCCAAAATTACCGCAGCAAGTGTTAGCGACTTAGTTGACATTGGTATTAATGAAAAATTAGCACGTGTGATTCATTTGTCGCTCTCGGCAGGTGATAATAGCTAA
- the obgE gene encoding GTPase ObgE: MAFVDQAQIEVKAGKGGDGIVSFRHEKFVAMGGPFGGDGGHGGSIIFKVDEGLRTLMDFRYNRHFKAQPGGNGGTKGMTGASADNRVVKVPQGTTVSDADTGEVLADMLENGQELVVAKGGRGGRGNIHFATPANPAPELSENGEPGQIRNLKLELKVLADVGLVGFPSAGKSTLLSVVSNAKPKVAAYHFTTLSPNIGMVRLDDDRDFVMADLPGLIEGASQGIGLGFQFLRHVERTKVILHLVDMSGIEGTDPYTQYRKILDELQQYDETILNRPQIVVPTKMDMPDSEENLAKFRKEIATDSGLPIQPEIVPISSITRDGVKDLMRLTADMLATAPAPESYRPETKKDASEKSYTFKPETHDFTVEWIEDEERWLLSGTEIEKLFLMTNIQRDATIMRFARQLRHMGVDDKLREAGAKDGDDVRINNSDFVFEFSE; encoded by the coding sequence ATGGCATTCGTAGATCAAGCACAAATAGAAGTAAAGGCCGGAAAAGGCGGTGATGGTATTGTTTCATTCCGTCATGAAAAATTCGTAGCAATGGGTGGACCCTTTGGTGGTGATGGTGGTCATGGTGGCTCAATCATTTTTAAAGTAGATGAAGGTCTGCGCACATTGATGGATTTTCGTTATAATCGGCATTTTAAAGCGCAACCAGGTGGTAATGGTGGCACAAAAGGGATGACCGGTGCTTCAGCTGATAACCGTGTAGTTAAGGTACCACAAGGTACCACCGTTAGCGACGCTGATACCGGTGAAGTATTGGCTGACATGCTCGAAAACGGCCAAGAACTTGTGGTCGCTAAAGGCGGGCGTGGCGGACGTGGAAATATTCATTTTGCTACGCCAGCAAATCCAGCGCCAGAATTGTCAGAAAACGGTGAACCTGGCCAAATTAGGAATCTAAAGCTAGAGCTTAAGGTACTGGCCGATGTTGGTTTAGTTGGATTTCCTTCTGCCGGTAAATCAACGCTCCTGTCAGTTGTTTCAAATGCTAAACCAAAAGTAGCGGCTTATCATTTTACAACATTATCACCAAACATTGGTATGGTTCGTCTAGATGACGATCGTGATTTTGTCATGGCTGACTTGCCAGGATTGATTGAAGGTGCTTCTCAAGGTATCGGGCTGGGCTTCCAATTCTTACGTCATGTGGAACGAACAAAAGTTATTCTGCATCTAGTTGACATGTCAGGTATTGAGGGAACAGATCCCTACACACAATATCGTAAAATACTAGATGAGCTACAACAATATGATGAAACAATTTTAAACCGACCACAAATTGTTGTACCAACTAAGATGGACATGCCTGACTCTGAAGAAAATCTTGCCAAGTTTAGGAAAGAAATTGCTACCGATTCTGGGTTACCCATTCAACCAGAAATTGTACCGATATCATCAATTACACGCGATGGCGTCAAGGACTTAATGCGTTTAACAGCAGATATGCTAGCCACAGCACCTGCGCCTGAAAGTTATCGACCAGAGACCAAAAAAGATGCATCTGAAAAGAGCTACACGTTCAAACCGGAAACTCATGATTTCACAGTCGAGTGGATTGAGGATGAAGAGCGTTGGTTGCTTAGTGGTACTGAAATCGAGAAGTTATTCTTAATGACTAATATTCAGCGTGATGCAACAATTATGCGATTTGCTCGTCAACTACGTCATATGGGCGTTGATGATAAACTTCGTGAAGCTGGAGCTAAAGATGGTGATGATGTTCGCATCAATAATTCTGACTTTGTATTTGAATTTAGTGAATAA
- the alsS gene encoding acetolactate synthase AlsS — protein sequence MVNKKYGADIVTESLVNHGVDLVFGIPGAKIDRLFETLEHPAEGQRVPKLVVARHEQNAAFMAQAFARITGKTGVVIATSGPGVGNLATGLMTATAESDPIVAIGGQVPRNDLYRLTHQSTNSVALFSPITNLASEIQDPNNISEIIANAFAAANGAKKGATFVSLPQDVDDAQVTIDALPETTPAQQGAAAIKDIDWLAEQIKASKLPVLLVGSRGSDDATVTALHQLLKQTTLPVVETFQGAGVISRELEPETFFGRIGLFRNQTGDKLLKQSDLVVTLGYDAIEYEPRNWNKENNLNIVALDTTPVQIDNNFVPQRQLVGDLAQSLRLLMERLNGYELPTTSKEVLKKLKEDLRASDEPSYTPAQGNLNHPLDIIKSIQAHVTDDMTVSTDIGSHYIWMARHFKSYVARHYLISNGMQTLGVGLPWALAAAMVRPNAKSVSVSGDGGFFFSAMELETAVRLGLNTVHIVWNDNAYYDMVKFQEEMKYNGQSAGVKFGNIDLVKYAESFGAKGLRVETPDELDTVLDEAFATQGPVVVDIPVDYSHNYELGSQLIGSEG from the coding sequence ATGGTAAATAAAAAGTATGGTGCAGATATTGTTACTGAGAGTTTAGTCAATCATGGTGTTGATTTGGTTTTTGGAATTCCAGGTGCCAAAATTGATCGCTTATTTGAAACATTAGAACATCCAGCCGAAGGTCAAAGAGTACCTAAATTAGTTGTTGCACGTCACGAACAAAACGCAGCTTTTATGGCACAGGCATTTGCTCGTATAACAGGGAAAACAGGTGTTGTGATTGCCACCTCTGGCCCAGGCGTCGGCAACTTAGCTACTGGATTAATGACAGCAACTGCTGAAAGCGATCCTATTGTAGCCATTGGTGGTCAAGTACCGAGAAATGATTTATATCGTTTGACTCATCAATCAACAAATTCAGTGGCATTGTTTAGTCCGATTACAAACCTCGCTTCAGAAATTCAAGATCCAAATAATATTTCAGAAATTATTGCTAACGCTTTTGCAGCCGCTAATGGTGCCAAAAAAGGTGCGACTTTTGTTTCATTGCCACAAGATGTAGACGATGCACAAGTAACTATTGACGCACTTCCTGAAACTACACCTGCACAGCAAGGCGCGGCCGCTATTAAGGATATTGATTGGCTAGCTGAACAAATTAAGGCTTCAAAATTACCGGTGTTGCTTGTGGGATCACGTGGATCTGATGATGCTACCGTTACTGCGCTACATCAATTGCTGAAACAAACGACTTTGCCAGTCGTTGAAACTTTCCAAGGCGCTGGTGTCATTTCACGTGAATTAGAACCGGAAACATTTTTCGGTCGTATTGGCTTATTCCGTAATCAAACTGGTGACAAACTGCTAAAGCAATCAGATTTAGTGGTTACATTGGGTTATGACGCGATTGAATATGAGCCACGTAACTGGAACAAAGAAAACAATCTGAACATTGTCGCTTTGGATACAACGCCAGTTCAAATTGATAATAATTTTGTACCGCAACGGCAGTTGGTCGGGGATTTAGCACAGAGCCTGCGTTTGTTGATGGAACGTCTTAACGGATATGAATTGCCAACCACTAGCAAAGAAGTATTAAAAAAATTGAAAGAAGATCTACGAGCATCTGACGAACCTTCTTATACACCAGCACAAGGGAATTTGAATCATCCGTTGGATATTATTAAGTCGATCCAAGCCCATGTGACAGATGATATGACAGTATCAACAGACATCGGTTCACACTATATTTGGATGGCACGTCACTTCAAGTCTTATGTTGCGCGTCATTACCTTATCTCTAATGGCATGCAAACGCTTGGGGTAGGGTTACCTTGGGCTTTAGCGGCGGCAATGGTTCGTCCTAATGCCAAATCGGTATCAGTATCTGGTGACGGGGGTTTCTTTTTCTCGGCGATGGAATTGGAAACGGCAGTACGTTTAGGATTAAATACAGTTCATATCGTTTGGAATGATAATGCATATTACGACATGGTTAAGTTCCAAGAAGAAATGAAGTACAACGGCCAGTCAGCAGGAGTTAAGTTTGGTAATATTGATTTGGTTAAGTACGCTGAAAGCTTTGGGGCCAAAGGCTTACGTGTTGAAACACCAGATGAGCTTGATACTGTGTTAGACGAGGCATTTGCAACACAAGGACCTGTTGTTGTAGATATTCCGGTAGATTATTCACATAACTATGAGCTTGGTTCACAATTGATTGGTTCTGAAGGATAA
- a CDS encoding aminopeptidase, with protein sequence MSLETKLNKYAELIVKKGVNVQLGQTIILYAAVDEAYFARKIVAEAYKAGAHEVVMEWSDQTIAKAFLNHTSLDRLKEVPNYQVTKANELMDKYASRISLISQDPDGLADVDAERLATLTKANQKALFRVREATMKDDISWLVVAAAGQEWAEKVFPDLKGQDAVNRLWEEILKDVRIDDDSDAVDNWDSHINKLKSKADWLNKQNFKELHYKNEKSAFTIGLAEGHVWEAAYSQDKAGNIFIPNMPTEEVFTAPDNRNIHGHVAATLPLSYQGNVIENIELDFEDGRIVKAQATSGLDVLEKIINTDEGSKSLGEVSLVPDPSPIAQSGILFYNTLFDENASDHLAIGAAYASNISGGKTEKPENLAKRGWNISDEHVDFMIGSNDMDIDGVTQDGEVVPVFRSGDWA encoded by the coding sequence ATGTCTTTAGAAACAAAACTCAACAAGTACGCTGAACTCATCGTAAAAAAAGGGGTTAACGTCCAACTAGGACAAACAATAATCCTTTACGCGGCAGTAGACGAAGCTTATTTTGCTCGTAAAATTGTTGCCGAAGCTTATAAAGCAGGTGCTCACGAGGTAGTTATGGAATGGTCAGATCAAACGATCGCCAAAGCATTTCTAAATCATACGTCGCTAGACCGTTTGAAGGAAGTACCAAATTATCAGGTAACTAAAGCAAATGAATTAATGGACAAATACGCCTCCCGCATTTCATTAATTTCGCAGGATCCTGATGGTTTGGCTGACGTTGATGCAGAAAGATTAGCTACATTGACAAAAGCCAATCAAAAAGCGTTATTCCGTGTTCGTGAAGCAACAATGAAAGATGATATCTCATGGCTTGTTGTGGCAGCAGCTGGTCAAGAATGGGCAGAAAAAGTATTCCCAGATTTAAAAGGACAAGATGCAGTTAACCGCTTGTGGGAAGAAATTCTCAAAGATGTGCGTATTGATGATGATAGTGATGCAGTTGACAACTGGGATTCACACATCAACAAACTCAAAAGCAAAGCAGATTGGTTGAACAAACAAAATTTCAAAGAACTACATTACAAAAATGAAAAGTCGGCTTTCACAATTGGATTAGCTGAAGGACATGTCTGGGAGGCTGCTTACTCGCAAGATAAAGCCGGCAACATCTTCATTCCAAACATGCCGACTGAGGAAGTCTTTACAGCACCAGATAACCGTAATATCCATGGTCATGTGGCCGCAACGCTTCCACTGTCTTATCAAGGTAATGTCATTGAAAATATTGAACTAGATTTTGAAGATGGTCGCATCGTCAAAGCACAAGCTACTTCCGGATTAGATGTATTAGAAAAAATCATCAATACTGACGAAGGATCTAAATCACTAGGTGAAGTTTCCCTAGTACCTGACCCATCACCAATTGCGCAAAGTGGTATTTTATTCTACAATACCCTCTTTGATGAAAATGCTTCCGATCATTTGGCCATAGGTGCTGCTTATGCTTCTAATATTTCAGGTGGAAAAACAGAAAAACCGGAGAATTTAGCGAAGCGCGGATGGAATATTTCAGATGAACATGTTGACTTTATGATTGGGTCAAATGACATGGACATTGATGGTGTCACTCAAGATGGTGAAGTTGTACCAGTATTCCGTTCAGGTGATTGGGCATAA
- a CDS encoding GH25 family lysozyme, with amino-acid sequence MENVFASASQYKTKKLLTFTSWLLILSGIVCSFTVWVFAKPVVTQTNTIPSGFSVQGVSINQTSNYVDFNNLVSNGVSFVYMRTTSGSSVMDSGYKSSFSRAKSAHLKVGTIHVYDASVTAATQAQYYIDNVGNNIGELPIAISVTADQISTATSKQRLASLVQILASHYNHDMIIYTTPNVQKMLSSTISKTKYWLIEDNTKNTDSKNLFIQYDEDQTIGSGLKAIKMPTTVFNGTQKQFEVYK; translated from the coding sequence ATGGAAAATGTATTTGCAAGTGCCTCACAATATAAAACTAAAAAATTACTAACATTTACTTCTTGGCTATTGATTCTGTCTGGTATTGTTTGTTCATTTACTGTCTGGGTTTTTGCGAAACCAGTGGTGACACAAACAAATACAATTCCTAGCGGGTTTTCAGTGCAGGGTGTGTCAATTAACCAAACATCTAACTATGTTGATTTCAATAATCTAGTAAGTAATGGTGTAAGCTTTGTTTATATGCGCACGACATCTGGTAGTTCGGTCATGGATAGTGGGTATAAATCGAGCTTTTCCCGCGCTAAATCAGCCCATTTAAAAGTTGGGACCATTCATGTGTATGATGCGAGTGTCACAGCAGCGACACAAGCACAATACTATATCGACAATGTGGGAAACAATATTGGTGAGCTGCCAATTGCAATTTCAGTGACCGCTGATCAGATTAGTACGGCAACATCCAAGCAACGTTTAGCATCGCTAGTCCAAATACTAGCTTCACACTATAATCATGACATGATTATTTATACAACACCAAATGTTCAAAAGATGTTGTCGTCCACAATTTCCAAAACAAAATATTGGTTGATTGAAGACAATACAAAAAATACTGACAGCAAAAACTTATTTATTCAATATGATGAAGATCAAACAATTGGATCAGGGTTGAAGGCAATTAAAATGCCAACGACAGTGTTTAATGGCACGCAAAAACAATTTGAGGTGTACAAATGA
- a CDS encoding Gfo/Idh/MocA family protein encodes MIRLGIIGTSWITAMFIDAAMKTNAYDLTTVYSRSQASGEKFLASLDIDTDNVDVVTTLSDLYQSIDVVYIASPNALHFEQAKVAIQSGVHVIVEKPSFSNPTEFEKIESLLAKHPDVRLFEAARHVHQPNFKAIQETVAKMAQLQGATLVYQKYSSRYDAYLAGQEPNVLTREFSAGALYDLGVYPIYAALAVYGTPNAVQYLPRLLRNGADGSGVANLFYDNFNVTVIFGKTSNSYLPSEFYGLKDTISVSNIAELEKVTYYDGEGNSNHLGDVPEENPMIRESQDFANIINDPTTNHAEYSQWFQLAKQVNQTLFDLRQSAGIEFPADIKE; translated from the coding sequence ATGATTAGATTGGGTATTATTGGTACAAGCTGGATCACGGCAATGTTCATTGATGCAGCAATGAAAACAAACGCGTATGATTTAACAACAGTTTATTCACGTTCACAAGCTAGTGGTGAAAAATTTTTAGCATCATTAGACATTGATACAGATAATGTTGATGTAGTTACTACTTTAAGTGATTTATATCAAAGTATCGATGTGGTTTATATAGCATCACCGAACGCTTTGCATTTTGAACAGGCTAAGGTAGCCATTCAATCCGGCGTTCACGTGATTGTTGAAAAACCTTCGTTTAGTAACCCAACAGAGTTTGAAAAAATAGAATCTCTATTAGCAAAACATCCAGATGTGCGTTTATTTGAGGCTGCTCGCCATGTTCATCAACCAAATTTCAAGGCCATTCAGGAAACAGTCGCAAAGATGGCTCAGTTACAAGGGGCAACGCTAGTTTACCAAAAGTACTCATCCCGTTACGATGCTTACTTAGCTGGTCAGGAACCAAATGTTTTGACAAGAGAGTTCAGTGCTGGTGCGTTATATGATTTGGGCGTCTATCCAATTTACGCAGCCTTGGCTGTTTATGGCACACCTAATGCCGTACAGTATTTACCTAGACTATTACGCAACGGGGCTGATGGTAGTGGTGTAGCCAACCTATTTTACGACAATTTTAATGTAACTGTTATCTTCGGTAAAACTTCAAATTCCTATTTACCAAGCGAGTTTTATGGATTAAAGGATACAATTAGTGTCAGCAACATTGCAGAACTTGAAAAGGTTACTTATTATGATGGTGAAGGAAATAGTAATCATTTAGGAGATGTACCCGAAGAAAATCCTATGATTCGAGAGAGTCAGGATTTTGCAAATATTATTAACGACCCAACTACAAATCACGCTGAATATAGTCAGTGGTTTCAGTTGGCGAAGCAAGTGAACCAGACATTGTTTGACTTGCGTCAGTCTGCAGGCATTGAGTTTCCTGCAGATATAAAGGAATAA
- a CDS encoding DEAD/DEAH box helicase: protein MKPELLEKFNASFDTPTPIQSAVWQRLTDGDSIFGLAPTGTGKTLAFVLPVLSRIDTNLKRTQVLILAPSQELAMQTTQVAREWGNVVGASVASLIGGANGRRQADKIKKDKPHIIVGTLGRVLTMVEGGVLKLDHIATVIFDEADAMLTEERHDSLQELADKLPSHIQLGLFSATSGVDLNYVSDTFEQKVHPISVGTDAPISIKHEFQYVDQRAKEKVLIQLARNNQQALVFFNTISALVNMQATLRHAHVSVMSIGSNDKRQVQRADALRLFKKGEVTLLLVTDVAARGLDIEDLPLVVNAQLPQRKKTYVHRTGRTGRMGKTGRVLNLGNDHDIRDLKRELGDSFNLDKAENLFEKSIKFQEKAVTKDTNTDNVSSASKAKKFSSAAPLITKKEVIVEPTTKVKKKKRAKSSKDKGKPKWAKNGKTK from the coding sequence ATGAAACCTGAACTTTTAGAAAAATTTAACGCCTCCTTTGATACACCAACGCCTATACAAAGTGCTGTTTGGCAACGTTTGACGGATGGCGATTCAATATTTGGTTTAGCACCAACTGGAACTGGTAAGACATTAGCTTTTGTATTACCAGTTTTATCTCGTATTGACACGAACTTGAAACGTACACAAGTATTGATTCTAGCGCCCAGTCAAGAATTGGCCATGCAAACAACACAGGTCGCTCGAGAATGGGGAAATGTTGTTGGTGCAAGTGTAGCTAGTTTAATTGGTGGTGCAAATGGCCGTCGACAAGCTGATAAAATTAAGAAAGACAAGCCGCACATTATTGTTGGCACTTTGGGCCGTGTGCTGACGATGGTAGAGGGTGGCGTACTAAAATTAGATCATATTGCGACCGTTATTTTTGATGAGGCTGATGCAATGTTAACTGAGGAACGTCATGACAGTTTACAGGAGCTAGCAGATAAGTTACCTTCACATATTCAATTAGGGTTGTTTTCAGCTACTTCTGGTGTGGATTTAAACTATGTCAGCGACACGTTTGAACAAAAAGTGCATCCGATTTCTGTAGGAACAGATGCGCCGATATCTATTAAGCATGAATTCCAGTATGTGGATCAACGTGCAAAAGAAAAAGTCTTAATACAATTAGCTCGAAATAATCAACAGGCTCTGGTATTCTTTAATACAATCAGTGCTTTAGTGAATATGCAGGCTACCTTGCGACACGCTCATGTGAGTGTTATGAGTATCGGTAGTAATGACAAGCGCCAAGTGCAACGTGCAGACGCTTTGCGTTTATTCAAAAAAGGTGAAGTAACTTTATTGTTAGTAACTGATGTTGCGGCGCGAGGATTAGATATTGAAGATCTGCCATTGGTAGTGAACGCACAGTTGCCACAACGTAAGAAAACCTACGTCCACAGGACAGGGCGAACAGGACGCATGGGAAAAACAGGTCGTGTATTGAATCTTGGTAACGATCATGACATTCGTGACCTGAAAAGAGAATTAGGAGATAGCTTTAATCTAGACAAAGCAGAAAACTTGTTTGAAAAAAGTATAAAATTCCAAGAAAAGGCTGTCACAAAAGATACAAATACAGATAATGTTTCATCTGCCTCTAAAGCCAAAAAGTTTTCAAGTGCCGCTCCTTTGATAACAAAAAAAGAAGTTATAGTTGAGCCTACTACAAAAGTTAAAAAGAAGAAACGTGCAAAAAGTTCCAAAGATAAGGGAAAACCAAAGTGGGCCAAGAACGGTAAAACGAAGTGA